The region ttgctggagtcctaGAGTGTTAAAACAACGTTCCTGTTGGGTGCGGAGCGTTTATTTACCCATGGAGTTGCAGCCTGGCGTGGGACACTTCATGTTGAAGTTGTAGCTCTCGTGGAAGCGGCGACGTTTGGGCCGGTGGGCTTGGCAGGCCTCTTTGATCGACAGCTCTTTGGCCAGCCTCTCGTCGTTGGAAGCGTTCGGGCTCGACACGTCCACGTCGGACTCGGAGGAGCGGAGAGGTGGAGATTCATCCCGCTTCACGTCGGATACTGTAACCACAGAGAAGGAAAATAATCAATGGTGTTACTTCTACCTGTGTTTTatgtcaataataatattatttcctGAGCAAAAATGAGATGtcaaaatatttattcattcatcgtcTAGTTAAagaccgctttgtcctggtccaGGACTTTTactgcgacccaggcaacacaaacaatgcaccaaaaaaaaaaaacataaaatattatgtatttattttaaaaaaaatgtaaataattgtattaaaatttCAGTAAATATTAGAATGGTTGTATTCAAAAAAGCATAAGAGTAAATGAATTAAGTATTaagtatttttttgttattgtctaGAGTGCAATGTATTCCCTGAATGAACAAAGTTCAATGttctaaagaaaaagaaaaaggttaAAGGCACTGTCAGAAAAGATTGAGAAAGCTTTGATGTCTTTTGCTTGTAATgcctttataaaaataaaataaaaaaattaattaaaaaaagtagcgatctggtcccactgtggttaacAAGGTGTAATGTacagcctccacaaggggtcGTTTGTGTGCAAGTGCATTTTGCGGTTATGTGCctgtttcattcatttatttaattattattatttttctcttgtGACCCACCTTGGAGTAGGGAATCCCACATGCACCCCTTTATGGCCACAACTGACCAACAACATGCACAAGCACATCTCAAACTGGTTGCATGATCATGACTCTTTTGGCATGTGGGTGGAACAGCATGAATTTTCAAGTCCGCAGCAGTTATGAGATGCAATCATGCCAACACGGACCAAAATCTCAAAGCACAAAATCCTGTAACAGTATAAGTATGGCGTTCCTAATAAAGCGGCCGGCGAGTGTGAGCATGCGTGTTTGAATGATTCTGCCcacatacaaacaaaacaaataaaataaaataaagaaaatccaCAAATGAACAAACATAAAAGAAGGCAGATGGATTTCAGATCCTCGCTTGATGTTGTTCCTCCTACCCGGCTCTGAAACCTCGCTGTGCTGTTCGGTTTCTGGGTGACTCTGTCGCAGCTGGTATTTTTTGGGCACGGCTGATTCGTCCTGCTGCTGGCTCCGGGTCACACGGCGCACTGAAAAATCTGCCACCTCAAGAGAGGCTGAAAcacccagacagacagacagagagagagagacaagcAGAAACAAGCTGCTCTCTAGACAGGAACGTAGAGAAACAAATCCTCTGATCCGCCagcaacaaagaaaacaaaaaacaacggAAGCGCTTCACAACACACCGGCAAAGAAAATACACACCGCATCTCCACTCAGTACAAACCAACAGCCAGGAAATCATGAACGTTTTTTTACATGAATTAAAAAGCCTCCAGTAATTCTGAAGTCTTTCCTGAACGTGGTAAAGTACCTTGGGAGCTCTGGCTGAGTCGGAGTGAGGAGCGGGTGATGCGGGTGTGCTTCACTATGTGGGCGTCACTCTCCGAGCTGTCGGTGTGTTCAGCGGAGAAATCGGAATCCTCTGTACAGTCAGAACTGCTGCACACGTTCCTCTAAagataaaagacaaaaaaggaaCCAAAGTCAacccacacacactttttttaatttatttttctttttttcagttttgATTTTGGGAACAAATCCACGGACAATTGATGTGGCATTACAATTCCCCCAAAAAACCTAACCTCAAACCTAAAAACTCCACCATCCTTCACAGCAGTAGCCGATGGTCGCATCCCTGGAGCATCAGATGAGGTCGATCCATCAGCCTGTCAGGACCTAAAACAAATAATGCACTTCTACTGCTCCAGAGACCTATAAAAGTGTGCTTTACACCCGGTTCTCTCAATTACAGTCCTGGATAAGTGGCTATGCAAATTTTCTAAGTGTTTCAGCTAGAATCAAACAGCCTAAATCAGGACTTATTGTGTAAGTGCGGCAAATGTTTAAACTGTGCATAGCAGCAGGCCTTGAGGTCCGGGGCTGAGAAACAGTTCTTTACTTCACCCCAATTGATGCATGGCAGTGTGCATGATGATTTTAGGCTTGATGGCATCTGCTTGTTCATGTAAACTCAATTTACATGCATCACAATATCAGTGAGCTTGTCTGACCTCAacactgagctgttgttgctactAGATGACTTCCTGGGGGTTTGGTGACTGGGATATTTAATATAAAGAtgcataaattaatataaatccTCACTAAATGAAGGAGCAAGAATAATAAAGTtatttaaatgcgattaatatTCCATCCTGCATCAATTccgtttattttcattttcttctACATCTGCTATGTAACAAACATGCAATACCAAACTAACTAATATATTCTAGTTTTCTGGACTTTAGTATTTTATAAATGATGCATTATATAGATTTTAATCCCATTTTACACATTAAACATTGTGTCATAAATCTTCGCCCCCCAAATATTTATCACccaaacacaacacactcaGGTCAGTTCAAACAAGCCGTGCTCACCTTACTTCGACGCATTTCTGTACAAAAATCCTTTTATTCTCCCTAAAACTCTTTAATTCCAAATATTTACATCCAGcagaaacaaaatataaattaaactaTATAGTTTTAATCTGAAACATTGGCTgcgttgttctgtgtttgtgtaggtttgTATACACAACATCCGGCAATAcacttcaaaataaaagtccctgagGTTCAGGTTTCAACGTTCTTTTTTAGTTATTATAACGTACATTTCACTCTtccgtggccaaaagtatgtggacacctgaccattagcttgttggacatgccaTTTCACAATTACAGAGACCTTTGTatgtgtcaaaaaaaaaaagtgtgtctatgtgtgggaacttgtgccagTTCACTTAAAAGACGACAGCATTGATTGATCGTTTTTATAGAGATTGCTTTGTGCAAAGGGTTGCAGTCATGCtgggacttccctaaactgttcctgccATGTTTGAAGCATGtggtttcctttatatgattgatttattgcacCTATTAGCAATCGTGGCTGAAGCACATGGATTTAAAAATAGAAGGGATGTCCCAATTTTTTGTTCATATCGTGTTTTCTTGGTATTTTtggtaaaatatatttaaatagacATAAagcttaaatataataaatttaaTAGTTAGTTTACTGAAAtgtattacttattatttatttattattattattatttttttataattcttatttttactttatcgATAGAAGCCAGCCATGACGTCAACAACTGCCTCTGTCTCTACTGAGTCTGCGCACAGGCGTGCTCGCGCGAGCGCTCCCTGTATAAAAGCAAAGCGCGGCGCTCTGCTGGTTCTCTTTCAATCGGACCAGAGACAAGATGGTGAGTTCAAAATCAACCCTGCTAACGCTATCCGTCATCAATCTCAACCATCCTGTCTATTTTATACTTATAATCTATTACAAACGTTTGTTCTGTATTAtattaacgcgttaaaattcGTTTTTATTGCTCGATGTGCGTATTAATAGTGATTCTTCTGGTTTCTAAATACGTGAGGAGGGGAAGGAAATGGCGGCTCTGAATGAGCGTGgcattagcttagcataggttaCAGTTCAAGTCTCCTATTATAGTGAAAAACGTGGGCCGAATTAGTATtggattttaaaacatttagtttaTTAGTGTATTTTTCTCCTGTAAACTGTTAGGCCGTATCCTGAATGGTACAGATGCTCAATACTTAACTTAACGTTCACCTAGATTTAGTCCCAGTCTGGCCTGGTTACATTTGCAACTTTAAAACACATTTGCAGGTAAATTAGCTGAATTGGGacggttttgttttatttaaggcAAACATCCCCGTCATTCATGCCTTTTGAAAAgtcaaatataaattataatggcaatttattaattaattaatggctTTATTAGTAATTAAAACTCAAGCATGTACAGTATTATGATCCTATTCTGAATTCTGCACCTGAATTGACTCTTCCACATGTGAAACACTTAGAACCACGTGTTCtagaatctgattctgattctcaagGGACGAAATGTACTGCAGAAGATCAGACAAATTCCAATCAATATATAGCCACAAAATGTAAAATCATTATCTCTATCAATAACCTGACGTTTAGTTTTTGTTTATACTACATCATGGAACTTGGAATTTAAGATGAGGTCTTGatcgtgtgaactgatgagggTTCCATACCTGTATTGATCCCTGGTTATTGGGTTGGATTCAGAATAAAGACGATCCCAAAATCTACACATTAACTCTTTCCATTGGATGTTTGGACACCCTATAACCCATATGGTTGGGGACTAATGTGATATTATCCAGGAAACGAACACGTCTTACGGTTTTCTAATCTCACCCTGTCTATATTTTTATACTAGTTTCTGGTACAAGCCTTTATTGGGATGTTATGCACATGAATACAAGCCCAAACTGCCCTATGATGCATTTTATCCATCTCTTACAGTCTCACCGTAAGTTTTCGGCTCCCCGCCACGGCTCTCTGGGCTTCCTGCCCCGCAAGAGGTGTCGCAGACACCGTGGCAAGGTGAAGAGCTTCCCCAAGGACGATGCCAGCAAACCCGTCCACCTCACCGCCTTCCTGGGCTACAAGGCTGGCATGACCCACATCGTCCGTGAGGTCGACAGACCCGGCTCAAGTGAGTTACTGTTGCCATTATTAATTTTCTTCCTCTCAATTGCATAACTAGAGTatgattataaataaccaatatGCCAGTGATGATCCCCTCGACGGGCGGACATATTTGGGCCCTGTGCCCCTGCTGAATGTCGAGCACTGAGTGCAGTCGTTTTTATACGCATGATTCAGACTTACtactgctggagttcttaaaagaaatgtattttatttatttatttatttacagaggtgaataaaaaggaggtggttgaAGCGGTCACCGTTGTGGAGACGCCACCCATGATTGTCGTGGGCATTGTGGGATACGTCAGGACCCCTCGTGGCCTGCGTTCCTTCAAGACCATCTTCGCCGAGCACATCAGTGATGAGTGCAGACGCCGCTTCTACAAGAACTGGTGAGCACTTCGAAACTCACGTTAAAGGAAATGTACTTGATCTAAAGCTTTCAATTCTTCCGTGTTGGAGCTGAATTAACGAGCCTAACGACTGTACGTATTAGCTCCGCTCGGGTGCCTCGTGCCCTGAAGAGCTGTGGGCTCCTCTGGCCGGTGGAAAGAGCTCCTTAGAAGCTGAGCCATGAGCCCGAAAGGCACCTTGGCCGTCTATCGCCAACCTTTTTCCAGAGGTCGGGGCTGTCGGTGCTGCCCAGCCTCCTTCCGCTGACCCGCCGGGTCATGAAGGGACTGTGTGCCAATTTTCTGCTTGTCTCTCTTTCTGCCATGCGTACCACGCGTGTTCAGGTACAAGTCCAAGAAGAAGGCCTTCACCAAGTACTCCAAGAAGTGGCAGGATGAGGAGGGTAAGAAGCAGCTGGAGAAGGACTTCGCCTCCATGAGGAAGTACTGCAAGGTCGTCCGGATCATCGCTCACACGCAGGTGAGGTTCTAAACGTGGCACCTCAAGTGGGTGAAAAGCTGAGCTTGCTCGACTTCGCTGACCTGTCCGGTTCCTCTCAGATGCGCCTGCTGCCCCATAGGCAGAAGAAGTCCCACCTGATGGAGATCCAGCTGAACGGTGGCAACATCTCCGACAAGGTGGACTGGGCCCGTGAGAAGCTGGAGCAGTCCGTCCCCATCAACAACGTCTTCACCCAGGACGAGATGATCGACGTCATCGGGGTCACCAAGGGTCACGGATACAAAGGTGAGAACTCGACCCGTGCGACTCCGCGGTCTTGCCGTGCGCAAGGTGATGAGAACCATGGATCCAGCGTCAGGCGTGTGGCGCCCGACAGACATGAGGAAACGCCCCATGCTGCCTTCCTTCTGAAAGCACTTCAGAGATGGCGCCTGCGGTTCGGATGCGACGTCCGTAGGCTTGACGATCCCGTTTTCTTTTCAAAGGCGTGACGAGCCGCTGGCACACGAAGAAGCTGCCACGCAAGACCCATCGTGGTCTGCGCAAGGTGGCTTGTATCGGAGCCTGGCATCCTGCTCGCGTGGCCTTCAGCGTGGCTCGTGCCGGTCAGAAGGGCTACCATCACCGCACGGAGATCAACAAGAAGGTTTGTGTGCTGATCACGCTGCCCGTCGAGATGTGCGGCAACTGTAGATCGATTCGTCGGTTGTAACTCGTGTATTTGTTCATCCAGATCTACAAAGTCGGTCAGGGTTACCACACCAAGGATGGCAAAGTGATCAAGAACAACGCCTCCACTGACTACGATCTTTCCAACAAGAGCATCAACCCACTGGTGAGTTGTGAGTGGTACTCTTCTAATTCGATGGCAAGTTCTTATTTGAACTGGAACCATCCAATTAGGCAAACTTCATGCCGTGCGTAAGGTGATGAGAACCATGGATCCAGCGTCAGGCATGGCGCCCGAAAGGCATGAGGAAACACCCCATGCTGCCTTCCTTCTGAATACGCACGATACCGCCGCCTTTCGATCGAGGCTCAGCGTTCGTACCCTGAACCTGCGCTGATCCTCTGGTCTCTTTTTGCAGGGTGGCTTCGTGCACTACGGAGAAGTGAAGAACGACTTCCTGATGCTGAAGGGCTGCGTGGTCGGAACCAAGAAGAGGGTGCTGACCCTCCGCAAGTCCCTGCTGGTGCAGACGAGCCGCAGAGCCCAGGAGAGGATCGACCTCAAGTTCATCGACACCACCTCCAAGTTCGGCCACGGGCGCTTCCAGACCATCGACGAGAAGAAGGTCTTCATGGTGAGTGTCGGTGCGCCGGTTCAGGTCGCGATGGAAACCGTGGTGCAAGCAATAAGCTTGGTGAATAAATTCGAGCTGGAAATGTACGCAAGTCGGACTCGGCGTCTTGACCGATTAGTGTGGTGGTTATCGAGCCGCACGCTTCAAACCTGCGCACTGTTCGTAACCTGTTTCAGGACCACAGTCTGAAATTTGGGTTCCATTCCAGTGCTAAAGAAACGCTCAGTGAGGCAGGGGAGTACCGCTGGTCCGTGCACAACTCCCTGTTCACTCTCTGTCGACACGCCCGAGCATCTTAAGGATCGAGCCGTCACTAGCTGCATCTGTGGTACGTTTGGACCACGTTTGACCGTGTGTCTCTCTTTCTCCTACAGGGTCCCCTCAAGAAGGACCGCATCGCCAAGGAGGAGACGGCCTGAGCGTCCTGCAGCTCTGCTCTGTGTGGATTCGTCCGTCATGTGGCTCTGTGGagatttcattaaaaaaaagagaaaatacatTTACTGTTGTGATGTTGTCTTTTCTGAGCTGTAATTACTCACTGACCACACGAGGGAGATATACTTTATCGGTCCCGAAGAATCTGCCTAAATGATCAgatgttattttgtttatgcatccatatggtaggtgtagctcaaAATGCCTGGTGAGGGGGGTGTGATTACTGATTGTAGCTGGTGACAACACATGGTACCTTGTTGGGTTAAATATCAGGAATGAGAGTTAACAAGATGCCGGTGATCCATGTAGCTAACTGGGTGACTTTAAGGACCTAAAGTTTAAAATCGGCTCTGATGAATCAAAGTTGGGGAGTAAACCCAAACTGTCCCTTTGTGGTTAGAACAATGTTCTCGATGGTCACCGGTCATCCTAAAGGTCTTAATCAGAACCCCAGCAAGTGGACATTTTGCACCACTCTCTAACCAGGATAAATAAGAGGGCCGAGTTGGAAAGGGCATTTAAACGTATGGATCTGCTGTGGCTTTATTTTGATCCActccttcatcctggtcagatgAGTGCTGGGTTTGGAGCAACCTGAAAATATACAAGGCAcaatggggaaaaaataatgtttaaagttCTAAAGAAATCTCAAAtataaacatgccaaactcctggCTGGTGGTAATAAAACCCAAACCCCAGGAACACCTAGCAGGTGTGCGACCATGaaatgattgttttatttttacagaactGACACTACAGACCCTGCTCCATAAGTCTGCTCTAAAATACAGACAAATTTAAAGTTGTGTGCACCTGCTTTCAAAACTAGATTTCTTATACGTGACCCAGTGAGACTTGATGGTTTCTAAGATCAAGTTCAATGACCACTGGACGGGAGT is a window of Trichomycterus rosablanca isolate fTriRos1 chromosome 22, fTriRos1.hap1, whole genome shotgun sequence DNA encoding:
- the LOC134300249 gene encoding large ribosomal subunit protein uL3 produces the protein MSHRKFSAPRHGSLGFLPRKRCRRHRGKVKSFPKDDASKPVHLTAFLGYKAGMTHIVREVDRPGSKVNKKEVVEAVTVVETPPMIVVGIVGYVRTPRGLRSFKTIFAEHISDECRRRFYKNWYKSKKKAFTKYSKKWQDEEGKKQLEKDFASMRKYCKVVRIIAHTQMRLLPHRQKKSHLMEIQLNGGNISDKVDWAREKLEQSVPINNVFTQDEMIDVIGVTKGHGYKGVTSRWHTKKLPRKTHRGLRKVACIGAWHPARVAFSVARAGQKGYHHRTEINKKIYKVGQGYHTKDGKVIKNNASTDYDLSNKSINPLGGFVHYGEVKNDFLMLKGCVVGTKKRVLTLRKSLLVQTSRRAQERIDLKFIDTTSKFGHGRFQTIDEKKVFMGPLKKDRIAKEETA